CACCAGGTTCTTGGCGCCGAGGTCGTTCACGATGATCACGGCCTTTCCATATTTCTGATTGAAATATTCGGCGAACGCGATCATGCTCGTGGTCTTTCCAGCGCCGAGGAAGCCGCTCACTACCATGAATTTGCGCGCTTTCATTGTTTGACCTCTGAATATAATATTTGATATAGAAATCAAACTATATGTATATAGCCATAACGATTGATGACAAAGGGGAGCCCGCTCGCTTGCTCCGTTGATGATCTGCGAGTTGCAGTAAGAACCATCGCCGGCTCGATGGATGGGGCGGGCCCTGTGATGTTGAAAAATGGCTGCCCCGGCAGAGCATTGCGCAGAGCGCACCAGAGGTTGGCCGATACTGTTGGGACCTGCCTGCCGATCGAGCATGGCGCTCTGGACTGATTGAGAGTTCTGGATGCTCCTTCCAGAAGTAAGGGGGGGGGAGGCCCCTCGTTAGACTCACTTCTTCCGCAGTAACAGCACGCCGAGCAGCGCGGCGATGGCTATTGCCACCCCGGCTCCGACGTACAGCAGGGTATTGTCCCCTGGCACATCATCCTTGTCGGTGGTGCCGTCTCCGCCGGGTGTGTCTGAGGGGTCGTCATCTCCAGGATCGGTGGGATCGTCGGTTTCCACGGCCCCTAGGCTCATTGGGTCCAAGGTCTTGTCCTCTCCCGGCGCGAGGGTCACGCTTTGCTCCATGGGGCGGTAGCCTTCCTTGGTCACGTTGAGCGAGTACGTTCCAACGATGACGTTATCGAACTCGAAATATCCGGTGGCGTTGGTCGTCGTTGACACGGTGCTGTTCAGCCTTACCGTGGCGCCGGAGATGGGGTTGCCGTCAGCGTCCTTGACCGTTCCAACGATGGAGCCGGGTTCGGCCTCCAAGCTCGCCCCGAACACCGAGTACCCGCCCGGGAGGCTCGGCAGAGGGTACCATGAGATGGTCACGTAGCCCTCCTTCGCCATGGTGATGGTGTAGTCACCTGAGGGGACCTTGTCGAACTCGAAGTAGCCAGTCTCGTTGGTCGTGGTGGTCATGCCGTTGCTGAGCGTGACGGTGACGCCTGGGAGGGGGTTATACTCATGATCTGTGATCTCGCCATAGATGAGGCCCTCGTCCTTCAGGGTGGTGAACTGCCAATCGGGCTCTGCGAGATCGTTGCCCGCCATGTCCTTCCCGGTCACCGTCACCGTGTAGACGGTGTCGTAATCCAGTGCGGAGTCAGGGGTGAAGATCGCAGTGTTGCCGTTCCAAGAAATAACTCCGGGGATCGAGGTGGCCCCGTTGCTGACGACGATGTTCACCGAGTTCTGGCTCATAGCTTCCGAGAAGGTGACGCTTATCACGTCCTCGATCCAGACATCATCCTCTACGGGGCAGCGGTCCGTCACGGTCGGCGCGATGTCATCTACAGTGAACGATATTGTGTCCACCGCCCAGTTCCCCGCGGCGTCGGTAACGTTGATGTATACTGTGTTGAGGCCGTCAGGATAGCTGGAGGTGTTGCTCGTTCCCGTTATCGGCGTCCAGTTCTCCCCGTCGGTGCTGATGCGGACGGCGGTGACGTCAGAGCTGCTGGCCCATGTCACCGTAACTGAGGAGATGGCGAACACGGTGCCGGGTCCCGGAGAGATTATGCTCACGCTGGGGGGCGCGGTGTCATGCAGCTCTGGGTTCACAATGTTGGCCCCCGAGGTCGCCTGCACGTTTTGCTCCCAGGGCGCATATCCATCTTTGCTGACCGCCATGGCGTACGTTCCAGGCGCGACGCCACTGATCGTGAAGGCCCCGTTCTCGTCCGTTGTATCGATCTGGCCGCCGAACGATATTGTGGCCCCGGCGATCGGGAGACCGGTGGCGTCGTCGGTGACCACGCCGGAGATGACGGCGCCATCAACAGTGGTGAAAGTCCAAGAGGTCGTTCCGAGAGGGTTCCCGGCGACGTCCTTCCCGGTCACGCTGATGGCATAAGCGGTGCCATATGCCAGCGCCGGGTTCGGAGTGTACGTCGCGGTATTGCCGTTCCAGGCGAGCTCGACCTCTTCACCGTTCAGGGTCATGACCACCGAGGTCTGGTTCATGGCCTCGTCAAATGTCACGCCTATCGTGCCGCCGACGGCAACTTCGGCTCCCTCGGGCGACCTGGCCGTCACCGTGGGAGCGACGGTGTCCACGGTGAAGGAGACCGTGTCCGTCCCGAAGTGATAATCGTTGTCGCGCACCCACACCTGCACCCTGTAGGTGCCGTCAGGGAGGTCATTGAAGGCATAGCTTGTAGTGGGCATCTCACCCAGGTACACGCCGTCGCGAGACACCTGGTAAGCGAGCTCCCCGGCCGCCTCTACGCCCCAGTGGACGACGACGTCATTGGTTTTAACGCGCGAGCCGTCGGCGGGGGACGTGATCGTGAGGCCGAACAACCTGACCGACACGGTGGCGCCCTGGCCGTTGCTGTATTCATTGCAGGCCGTTACGCTAAAGGTGTAGATCGAACCATAGGCCAGGTCGGTCACGGCGTAGGTAGGGGGGCCGTCCGCGCTGACAGTGGCGATCGGCGCCCCGTTCTGAGAGATCGCATAGTGGGTGATGTCCGCGCCGCCGGTGTAGACCGGGGCGGACCAGTTCAGGACAACACTGGTGCCGTCGACGGTGGCCGTCAGGCCGTTGGGCGCGGTGGCCCCGACACCCAGCATGGTCGTGGGCGCTCCGCCATACGTGGCGCCGAAGCCGGTAGCGCCATCGTGGCAGAAGACCTTAAGATCTGGGCTAGTGCCGTAGAACTCCACATAATCGTCCAAAAGCGACGGGGCGTTGCCCTCGAACACCATCGCGATGAGGGAAGAGCACCCATAGAACGTATAGTACAGCGAGGGCACGCCGCTGCCCACGATCACACTGGTCAGGGCGGTGCATTCATAGAACGCTCCTTCTCCCAGGTGGGTGACGCTGTTCGGTATCACGATGGAGGTCAGAGCGTTGCACCCATAGAACGCGTAGTCCTCGATCGTTACCACGCCCTCGGGAATAGTGATGGAGCTGAGGTCGCTGTCACTGAACGCAGTGGACGAGATCGTTCGGACATTCGGGGAGATATCGTATGCACCGATCTTGCCCGAGGGGCACATCCAGAGAGTAAGGGTTCCTCCTGAACCGCGGATGTGCAGGACGCCATCGATGTCCACGTACTTTTCATTGCCATCATCGACGAAAATGTTGTCAAGAGAGGGGTTGGACCCAAACGCCGCTCTCGGGAGGGTGTCCACGCCGCTGCCCAGGGTCACGGACACCAGGGCGGTGCAGAAGGAAAAGGCGTTCACGCCGATGGTGATTACGCCGCTGCCCATGGAGATAGAAACAAGGGAAGCGCCCCTGAACGCGTCGGCATGGATAGTGGAAACACTGCCCGGCACCTCAAATGAAGCCCCCGCCCTCGCGAGGGGGTACTTCAATAGAACGGTCATGCCCTTGCTGTACAGGACGCCACCCTCGCTCTCGTAGACCATATTGCCGGCGGCGACATTGATCGCGGTCAGGGCGGTGCAGCCGTCGAACGCGTTGTCCCAGATGACGTTGACGCTGGCCGGTATGTCGACAGAGGTCAGGGCGGCATTCCCGTTGAACACATTCAAGAGGAGAGCGGTCACAGGCTTTCCGTCGATCTCACTGGGTATCTCCACGGCACCGCCCAGACCGTTATATTTTGTTATCTGGACCTCGGCACCCCCATTGATGAGGACATACTCGAAGTCATCCTCCGGCGCGGCGGACGCCACGCCCACCGGCCCTACGGTCACTACGGTCGCGGACAATACCATCAGAACAGCTAGCATCAGGCCTGACAACTTTTGATCCATCTCAGCACCAACTTGACTCCTCGAAATCCCGAAAAGTGGGTTCGGATGTTCTCGCGGAATATTATACTTGATTATTCCATAGATATGACGGACACCGATACATCGGCCCTCAGAAATCGGACCTTCGGAGCTCAGGCCGCGGGTTTTTGTATATGCATTATCAAGAACAACATCATCCTTAAACAATACATTGGAAGAGCGGCGGCCCACGCTCCCGGGCATTACCTTCCCAGCATGGCAGGTAAGTGAATGCTGATCAATATCTTCTGATAATTGAACAGTGCCCTTGCTCTGGGAGCAAGGTGGACCCCTGCAATAACAATGATGATCTTGTGGGCGGCCCCAGGGGGGGTCTTGCGGCGACCGTCACAGGCGGTCTGTACCTCCCATGAATACCTGCCGGATCCCACATTCAACTCGGGGCCATTGATCTTTCCGCCACCCTAAATTTGGCCTCAGTCCCGGAGCATGAACTCCTCGACCTTGTCCTTGGCCGCCTCCCTCTTGACCTGGTGGTCCTCGATGAAGGTGACCATGCTGTCGGCCAGGGACTTCTTGCACTCCCCGCACAGGATCTCGCCCCTGCGGCACTTCTCGTACAGCTCGTCCAGCTTCTTGTCGTTCTTCTCGAAGAGGTAGAACTTGTACTTAAAGACGGAACAGACCTCCGGCTTCCCGCCGCACTTGCGCTGCTCCTCCACAGAGACGCAGCCCCCGGTGAAGGCGGACATGATCTTCTTCCTGACCAGCTTGGGGGGGTCGGTGGTGTAGATGGTGCTGTTCGGCTGCGACGAGGACATCTTGTCGGTGCCCTGCAACCCGGGGAACATCTTGTTGTGCAGCAGCGCCGGCTTATAGTAGCCGAGGACCGGGGCGATGTCGCGGGCGACCCTGAAGTGGGGGTCCTGGTCGATGCCGCAGGGGATGAGGCAGGGGACGTTCTTCCCGGCCAGCTCGGAGCCCAGGAAG
This genomic window from Methanomassiliicoccus luminyensis B10 contains:
- a CDS encoding GTP-binding protein; translation: MLDRQAGPNSIGQPLVRSAQCSAGAAIFQHHRARPIHRAGDGSYCNSQIINGASERAPLCHQSLWLYTYSLISISNIIFRGQTMKARKFMVVSGFLGAGKTTSMIAFAEYFNQKYGKAVIIVNDLGAKNLV
- a CDS encoding carboxypeptidase regulatory-like domain-containing protein, with protein sequence MLAVLMVLSATVVTVGPVGVASAAPEDDFEYVLINGGAEVQITKYNGLGGAVEIPSEIDGKPVTALLLNVFNGNAALTSVDIPASVNVIWDNAFDGCTALTAINVAAGNMVYESEGGVLYSKGMTVLLKYPLARAGASFEVPGSVSTIHADAFRGASLVSISMGSGVITIGVNAFSFCTALVSVTLGSGVDTLPRAAFGSNPSLDNIFVDDGNEKYVDIDGVLHIRGSGGTLTLWMCPSGKIGAYDISPNVRTISSTAFSDSDLSSITIPEGVVTIEDYAFYGCNALTSIVIPNSVTHLGEGAFYECTALTSVIVGSGVPSLYYTFYGCSSLIAMVFEGNAPSLLDDYVEFYGTSPDLKVFCHDGATGFGATYGGAPTTMLGVGATAPNGLTATVDGTSVVLNWSAPVYTGGADITHYAISQNGAPIATVSADGPPTYAVTDLAYGSIYTFSVTACNEYSNGQGATVSVRLFGLTITSPADGSRVKTNDVVVHWGVEAAGELAYQVSRDGVYLGEMPTTSYAFNDLPDGTYRVQVWVRDNDYHFGTDTVSFTVDTVAPTVTARSPEGAEVAVGGTIGVTFDEAMNQTSVVMTLNGEEVELAWNGNTATYTPNPALAYGTAYAISVTGKDVAGNPLGTTSWTFTTVDGAVISGVVTDDATGLPIAGATISFGGQIDTTDENGAFTISGVAPGTYAMAVSKDGYAPWEQNVQATSGANIVNPELHDTAPPSVSIISPGPGTVFAISSVTVTWASSSDVTAVRISTDGENWTPITGTSNTSSYPDGLNTVYINVTDAAGNWAVDTISFTVDDIAPTVTDRCPVEDDVWIEDVISVTFSEAMSQNSVNIVVSNGATSIPGVISWNGNTAIFTPDSALDYDTVYTVTVTGKDMAGNDLAEPDWQFTTLKDEGLIYGEITDHEYNPLPGVTVTLSNGMTTTTNETGYFEFDKVPSGDYTITMAKEGYVTISWYPLPSLPGGYSVFGASLEAEPGSIVGTVKDADGNPISGATVRLNSTVSTTTNATGYFEFDNVIVGTYSLNVTKEGYRPMEQSVTLAPGEDKTLDPMSLGAVETDDPTDPGDDDPSDTPGGDGTTDKDDVPGDNTLLYVGAGVAIAIAALLGVLLLRKK